In the genome of Leeuwenhoekiella sp. MAR_2009_132, one region contains:
- a CDS encoding cytochrome c oxidase subunit 3: protein MDATAVRTGTEGKIWGGDNNPLKASYGKMMMWFFILSDALTFSAFLAAYGFSRFKYMDEWPIADEVFTHFPFLHGVDAPMYYVALMTFILIFSSVTMVLAVDAGHHMKKNSVIWYMFFTIIGGVIFVGSQAWEWANFISGEYGAVETKAGRILQFVNAEGEQVALESFAANIPTDRKLLTKSDALWYESEDTMADYDLAEIVAGFKANPDLLIRTEILTESNEKTILSREESLERLERDAVGVVQGANLYHNEYGPPLFADFFFFITGFHGFHVLSGVIINIIIFINVILGTYERRGSYEMVEKVGLYWHFVDLVWVFVFTFFYLV, encoded by the coding sequence ATGGACGCTACTGCTGTTAGAACAGGCACAGAAGGCAAAATTTGGGGAGGTGATAACAACCCCCTAAAAGCTAGTTACGGAAAAATGATGATGTGGTTTTTCATCCTTTCTGATGCACTTACTTTCTCCGCATTCCTTGCCGCTTACGGATTTTCGAGATTTAAATACATGGACGAATGGCCTATAGCCGATGAAGTGTTTACTCACTTTCCATTTTTACACGGTGTTGATGCGCCTATGTACTATGTGGCGTTGATGACGTTTATTCTTATTTTCTCATCAGTTACTATGGTTCTTGCAGTTGATGCCGGTCATCATATGAAGAAGAACAGTGTAATCTGGTATATGTTTTTTACCATTATAGGTGGTGTAATCTTCGTAGGTTCTCAAGCTTGGGAGTGGGCAAACTTTATTTCGGGTGAATACGGTGCTGTTGAAACTAAAGCAGGTCGTATTTTACAATTTGTAAATGCTGAAGGGGAGCAGGTAGCTTTAGAGTCATTTGCAGCAAACATACCTACAGATCGTAAACTGCTTACTAAAAGTGATGCGCTGTGGTATGAGTCTGAAGATACTATGGCAGACTATGATTTAGCTGAGATTGTTGCAGGTTTTAAAGCTAATCCAGATTTGCTTATACGTACCGAAATTCTAACCGAGTCTAATGAAAAGACTATATTATCTAGAGAAGAGTCTTTAGAGCGTTTAGAGCGTGATGCAGTAGGAGTGGTTCAAGGTGCTAATTTGTATCATAATGAATATGGGCCTCCGTTATTTGCAGACTTCTTTTTCTTTATCACAGGATTTCACGGTTTTCACGTACTTTCTGGGGTTATTATAAACATCATCATCTTCATAAATGTAATTTTAGGTACTTACGAGCGAAGAGGTAGCTATGAGATGGTTGAGAAAGTAGGTCTTTATTGGCACTTTGTAGATTTAGTATGGGTATTTGTATTTACCTTTTTCTATCTGGTTTAA
- the cyoE gene encoding heme o synthase, with the protein MSLAKTHTAPASIWIDFKEITKMRLAISVVFSSMAGYLLGAYALDWLTVVLLAIGGYLMVGASNAYNQIIERDLDALMDRTKNRPIPAGRMTVRTAFTIATTFTILGLLTLYIINPITAVFGGVSIFLYVCVYTPLKTKTPLSVFVGAFPGAIPFMMGWVAATGNFGIEAGTLFMVQFFWQFPHFWAIGWFLYDDYKKGGFFMLPTGERDRGTAIQVILYTIWTILVSLIPVFGVTGRLYLTPVSAVLVGICGLGLLYYAIRLYRFKNNVTAKRLMLSSVSYITLIQIIYVADKFLR; encoded by the coding sequence TTGAGCCTCGCTAAAACCCATACAGCACCAGCATCTATCTGGATAGATTTTAAAGAAATCACTAAGATGCGTCTTGCCATTAGCGTGGTTTTTTCTAGTATGGCCGGTTATCTTCTAGGTGCTTACGCCTTAGACTGGTTAACTGTGGTTCTTCTCGCAATAGGAGGCTATTTAATGGTAGGAGCATCTAATGCTTACAATCAAATTATAGAGCGCGATCTTGATGCCTTGATGGATCGTACAAAGAACAGACCTATCCCTGCAGGAAGAATGACTGTGCGTACTGCCTTTACTATTGCTACTACATTTACAATTCTAGGTTTACTTACTTTATATATAATAAACCCAATTACAGCAGTTTTTGGTGGAGTATCTATTTTTCTATATGTATGTGTCTATACGCCATTAAAGACTAAAACTCCTTTGTCTGTTTTTGTAGGTGCTTTTCCAGGTGCAATTCCATTTATGATGGGCTGGGTTGCTGCTACAGGTAATTTTGGCATAGAGGCGGGTACGCTTTTTATGGTTCAATTTTTTTGGCAATTCCCCCATTTTTGGGCAATAGGCTGGTTCTTGTATGATGATTATAAAAAAGGAGGATTCTTTATGCTTCCCACAGGTGAGCGCGATCGCGGCACCGCAATACAGGTCATTTTATATACAATCTGGACTATCCTGGTTTCTTTAATTCCTGTATTTGGCGTTACAGGGAGGTTGTATTTGACGCCTGTATCTGCTGTACTGGTTGGGATTTGCGGTTTAGGCTTGTTGTATTATGCAATACGGCTATACAGGTTTAAAAATAATGTTACTGCAAAGCGTTTGATGCTTTCTAGTGTAAGCTATATAACGTTGATACAGATTATATATGTTGCTGATAAATTTTTGAGATAA
- a CDS encoding SCO family protein, translating into MNKKKTYIGIAVIVLIFGIVVIPKIIDRVMRGEVVKNDRLNVAELDTVDDSNAELSYININGKDRKVPHFEFVNQNGDTITEDSYKGKVFLVEFFFTRCPTICIPMNKNLVLIQDEFKDDANFGIASFSIDPEYDQPQILKEYADQYGVTDPDWNLMTGEREKIYELANVGFNLLAQENPEIDGNFQHSGLFALVDQNGFIRSRKDDFGNPLIYYRGFIPQGTPETDDEETSQIDILIEDIHKLLNKNKNKNKK; encoded by the coding sequence ATGAATAAAAAAAAGACCTATATAGGTATCGCGGTAATCGTTCTAATTTTTGGAATAGTTGTTATTCCAAAAATTATAGATCGAGTGATGAGAGGTGAAGTGGTGAAAAATGATAGGCTTAATGTTGCAGAGCTAGATACTGTAGATGATTCTAACGCAGAACTTTCTTATATTAATATAAATGGTAAAGATCGTAAGGTTCCGCATTTTGAGTTCGTAAATCAAAACGGAGACACAATTACCGAAGATTCTTATAAAGGAAAAGTGTTTTTAGTAGAATTTTTCTTCACAAGATGTCCTACTATTTGCATCCCTATGAACAAAAATCTCGTACTTATACAAGACGAGTTTAAGGATGATGCAAATTTCGGAATCGCTAGTTTTAGTATTGACCCAGAATATGACCAACCACAGATTCTAAAGGAATATGCAGATCAATATGGCGTTACTGATCCTGATTGGAATTTAATGACGGGAGAGCGTGAGAAAATATATGAACTTGCAAACGTAGGTTTTAATTTATTAGCTCAAGAGAACCCTGAGATTGACGGAAATTTTCAGCATTCAGGTCTTTTTGCTTTAGTTGATCAAAATGGTTTTATACGATCTCGCAAAGATGATTTTGGAAATCCTCTAATTTATTACAGAGGTTTTATTCCGCAGGGAACACCAGAGACTGATGACGAAGAGACATCACAAATAGATATTTTGATTGAAGACATACATAAATTACTTAATAAGAATAAGAATAAGAATAAGAAATAG
- a CDS encoding Dabb family protein has translation MSNSCKEEVFKGPEFDSNFAHVVYFWLKNPENIEDRKAFETSLKKFLATSEYAKTKFIGVPAETPRDVVDNSWTYSIILTFPSKESQNNYQNEPVHLKFIEESSNLWERVQVYDSVKLD, from the coding sequence ATGTCAAATTCATGTAAAGAAGAAGTTTTTAAAGGGCCGGAGTTTGACTCTAATTTTGCTCATGTGGTGTACTTCTGGCTTAAAAACCCTGAAAATATAGAAGACCGCAAAGCATTTGAAACATCACTAAAAAAATTCTTAGCTACAAGTGAATACGCTAAGACAAAATTTATAGGAGTTCCTGCTGAAACCCCACGCGATGTTGTTGATAACAGCTGGACTTATTCAATAATTCTAACGTTTCCGTCTAAAGAATCTCAGAATAACTACCAGAATGAACCCGTGCATTTAAAGTTTATCGAAGAGTCATCTAATCTCTGGGAGCGCGTACAGGTTTACGATTCTGTAAAATTAGATTAG
- a CDS encoding cytochrome C oxidase subunit IV family protein: MAHDTGHNESATKRIWSVFGILSVVTIAEVILGIIRPEFLIETMFLRMRLLNWIFIILTLYKAYLITWAFMHMEHEAKGLRRAVVWTGIFLVCYLVFILLTEGDYIYGVYNSEYQSWDF, translated from the coding sequence ATGGCACACGATACAGGACATAATGAATCAGCTACCAAAAGAATTTGGTCGGTTTTTGGGATTTTATCTGTTGTAACAATTGCAGAAGTAATTTTAGGTATTATAAGACCAGAATTCTTAATAGAGACGATGTTTCTAAGAATGCGTTTACTAAACTGGATATTTATAATATTAACACTATATAAAGCCTATTTAATAACCTGGGCGTTTATGCACATGGAGCATGAAGCAAAAGGTTTGAGAAGAGCTGTAGTGTGGACGGGTATTTTCCTTGTTTGTTATTTAGTATTTATATTACTTACCGAAGGTGATTATATCTACGGTGTATATAATAGCGAATATCAAAGTTGGGATTTCTAA
- a CDS encoding heme-copper oxidase subunit III, whose protein sequence is MEYTSQSEAVKLKRSKKMMLWFGIISLSMMFAGLTSAYIVSSERRDWLSNFELPQAFYLSTGIIVMSSLSMFVAKWAIFQNKNQLGTLSLLATLGLGIAFVVLQFRGFDEIIASGYFFTGSESSVTTSFIYAFVITHVVHVLAGILVLLVVVIQQLRGKYSKEQSLGFELGATFWHFVDILWVYLFLFFLFADDLIK, encoded by the coding sequence ATGGAATATACATCACAATCAGAAGCGGTTAAATTAAAGAGGTCAAAAAAAATGATGCTGTGGTTTGGTATCATTAGTCTTTCAATGATGTTTGCGGGTCTTACCAGTGCTTACATCGTAAGTAGTGAGCGCAGAGACTGGCTTTCAAATTTTGAATTACCACAAGCATTTTATTTAAGTACGGGAATTATTGTAATGAGTAGCCTATCTATGTTTGTTGCAAAGTGGGCGATATTTCAAAATAAAAATCAACTGGGTACTTTATCTTTATTGGCAACTTTAGGGCTCGGAATTGCCTTTGTGGTGCTTCAGTTTAGGGGTTTTGATGAGATAATCGCCAGCGGATATTTTTTTACGGGTAGTGAAAGTTCGGTTACAACTTCATTTATATATGCATTTGTAATCACACACGTGGTTCACGTATTAGCCGGTATATTGGTTTTATTAGTAGTAGTTATTCAACAATTAAGAGGAAAATATTCTAAAGAGCAATCACTTGGATTTGAGCTGGGTGCTACCTTCTGGCACTTTGTAGATATACTTTGGGTTTATTTGTTTCTGTTCTTTTTATTTGCAGACGATCTTATAAAATAA